A segment of the Malaciobacter mytili LMG 24559 genome:
CTTGTATATATCTTTATCATCATTTCTGATATTTTCTCAAAATTCATTGGAGCAGGTTGTAATATAATAATTACACCCTCTTCATCTCTTATTCTTTGAACTATTGGATTTATTCTTATATCACACATAATACTCCCAATTGGTCCATATGCTATTTGTGATAATATAATTGATAACGAGTCACCAACTTTTTCAAAAAATGCTTTTTCTTTTGTTACCATTGAGTGTAATAATCCAATTGCTTCTTCTTTTATTTGTCTAAGTTCAAACTCATTTTCTAATGAAGCTATTGGATAATCTTCTACTAATTGTTTTAGTTCCACTAATCTATCGTAGTTAGAAAAATATGCTAATTCTCTAAAAGTTATTAAAGTTCTATTAAAAGGAGATATCATATGTTTTACATTTGTTTTTTCTAAATCTTTTAATGAAATTTTACTTATATCAGGTAATATATTTACACCATCATCATGTAATATTTCAGTGTTTTTATGCTCTTTAAAATTGTTATATTTTATTACTTCTTTCTCTATTGACCGACTTATATCTTCTTTTGAATAAGCTGCTTTTTCTAAAAATTCTGTTGAAGTTAATATACCTTTTATTGTTCTATAGACTTGTCCTGAATAAAATTGATCGTTTGATGAAACTACTCCTGCGGATGGAACTGCAATCGCTGATATTAATGATGCAATTTCATCAGTACTCATAGCATAAATCGGATTACCTTTATCTGATAAATCTGGAAATGCAGACATTATTCTCATTACTGTATGATTTCTATTTGCTTCTGCTGCAAAGTCATATACCCATTGTGCTACCTCTTGTCTTTCCCCTCCTTTGGGATCTACTACCATCAAAGACCACCCAAACTTTGTCATTTGACGTATCATTGATGCCATTAATCTTGATTTTCCATAACCTGATGTTCCATAAACTTCGAAATGGTTGTGTAGGTTCTTCCAAGGCAAATATAATAATTCTTGTTCTAAAGAATCTGATTCTAAATTTATGGCAACTCCTATCCACAATCCCTTTTTTACATTGTAAAAATATTTTTCATAATCTATGAAAGTTTCTTCTAATATTTTTCTCTCATATTGTAGTGCCTTTAATTTTTGTTCTGTTTTAAAATCTTTAATATTATATTTTTCAAAATTGTCTTCAATTTCTTTAATATCTTTAACAATTTGCATAATATCTCTATTTAATTTTAAATACTCATTGAAAATATTCTCTCTACTAGTGAAATACTTTGATAAAAAACTCATAGATACATCCTATTTTTATTTAAAATCAACTATTTGTGGTTTATCATATAAATAACCTTGAGCATACTTAATATCAAATTCCCTTAACAACTCTTCATCTTCTTTATTCTCAACTCTTACTAATACAGTTTTTACATCTTTTGAACTATTCAATAAAGCATATATTAATGACTTTGCGTGTATGTATGAAACTTCATCCTCTAATATTTCTTTTAAATCTTCAAGATTAATTTTATATTGTGATGGTTTTAACGAAATAAGAGTTTTTATATCTAAATGTCCAAAATCAATATTATCAAGTGCAATTTGAACACCTTTTTCTTTTAACTTAAATGCAAAAGATATTAACTCATTTATGTTTTCTTTTGTCTCATAATTCAACATAACATCAAAAATTAATTTTTCTTTTACCCTGTCTTCTAATGCATCTATTGAATCATATAAAAATTTTTGGAAATTCTTATTTTTGATTTCATCTATATCTAAATTAATAGATAATTTTTCATTTAAACTTCCTATAAAAGTAGCATATCTCAAACATTTATCAACAAATATTTTTGAGATATCAATATAAAAGTTTTTATCTTTAGAAGCAGTTTTGAAAAAACCATTTGTATAATATTGACCTTTATACTTTATTCTTAATAGAAGTTCTTTACCTATTGATTCTTTATTCTCTATATTATAAATATTTTGTTCAGATATTAATATGTTCTCTTTATTTAATGTTTCTGCAAAAAAGTCGTTCCAATCAATATCATAATTGCCTTTTTTCTTTCTTATATTAAATCTATTTTGTATTTCTTCTTCTTTTAGACCTTCACTCTTTCTTGCTAAATACCAAACTGCATCAGATAAACTATATCCCTTTTCTTTTCTAATTATTTCAATTTGTGTTCTATCTGAAGGTTTTGATGTAAAAGTCCAATAATCATCAACATTTACTTTTGTTAATACTACAAAAGTAGCATTTTGATATTGTATAAATGCCTCGTTGTAGTGTGGTGGTCTAGTTTTTGTACTTTTAAATA
Coding sequences within it:
- a CDS encoding type IV secretory system conjugative DNA transfer family protein, with amino-acid sequence MSFLSKYFTSRENIFNEYLKLNRDIMQIVKDIKEIEDNFEKYNIKDFKTEQKLKALQYERKILEETFIDYEKYFYNVKKGLWIGVAINLESDSLEQELLYLPWKNLHNHFEVYGTSGYGKSRLMASMIRQMTKFGWSLMVVDPKGGERQEVAQWVYDFAAEANRNHTVMRIMSAFPDLSDKGNPIYAMSTDEIASLISAIAVPSAGVVSSNDQFYSGQVYRTIKGILTSTEFLEKAAYSKEDISRSIEKEVIKYNNFKEHKNTEILHDDGVNILPDISKISLKDLEKTNVKHMISPFNRTLITFRELAYFSNYDRLVELKQLVEDYPIASLENEFELRQIKEEAIGLLHSMVTKEKAFFEKVGDSLSIILSQIAYGPIGSIMCDIRINPIVQRIRDEEGVIIILQPAPMNFEKISEMMIKIYTRMYLSLYGTIGTSGRGVDRRFGLIVDEAKPMMFPGIEEIYNKARQLGMTIGAFYQSRSDIKFKLGDTLADIVQDNTATPIYMKQGSEGSRKECAESFGKRKVAINVAMKENDNAGGRSTVVYEDRDLVSSSDMDDLGIGEGFIKHYGKKYYVTFPYQKDPSSINVEMPKLEYEELYNQVAIIERRLKSVEKNFIEEKIE